The genomic stretch CATGCTGCACCAGTTCATCGACGTGAATTTTCTGCTCATCCGTAATTCCACTGAGATCAGCCTTGGAAGTGAACATCGTGATCAGGCCCAACTACAAGAATGAATACATAGTAAATCGGTCATACTTCAAAGACAAATAATGCACATACCTTAGCGAGAGCCTTCTCCGCCCGACTTGTGCTATCGATGTGGAATTTCGGTAAATTGATCCGTACTGGCTGTTGGTTGAGGGCTTTCTGAGCACTGCTCAGACTGTGACAGTGGAAGTTTCTAATCAGATCCTTGATGCCGTCCACCTTGTTGGGAACCATTACGAGCAGGGAGTATCGAGTGTTCTAAAAAGGAGAAACTTAGTTAGGACGATTTAAATACTAAAGATCAGGATTCAGCAAGTATTACATTATAGGGCAATTcgacgaatttggcatccagcTCCTGGCTTGAACCAACACCATATGTACCCGCAGTTTGCATCGTCATAACGGGCTTCTGTTCGCCATTCAACAAGAAAATGCCGGGTTCCGAGTTGATCTGAAAAACATACAAAAACAAAGTCATTTGATGGTTCATTGGCAAAATCGTGAGTTAATTAGGTACACTAATTTTCAGTTAGCTCATAAGTGATTccactcatttttgagaaggtgAGACGAACTGTTGGTGTcgttaaaaatatatattcaacAGCAACTTTAATAGGAAAAAGACTCAAATTAAAGGAGGGTTTTTTCGTATGACGAGAAATACTAGGCGAAAATCCTTTTAGGTTTAAGGCAAGAGATATTATAATCacactttttttcatttagctTTCGGCGGTTACTCAGAGTATTTGGGACACTTTTCCAATCATTTCAGACTAGCGTGATAAAGACTGAACTCAAAGATGAAACAATCGTATAACATAGTGAGAGCAACGCAACTGATAAGCCAGCATATGAACATATTCTAGTACTAGCTGTTACAGAATGTCTATTCTATCTACTGCCGCTAGTCGAGTATTAAAATGTCGTTCTTATGGTTGGGTTTTGTGCTACTGGCGGCGTCGGAATTTTTCCCCGCCCAGGCCATCCCATCCTCATCTCTGATCAAGCTGAACTGTGAAACGATAAATCGCGTGTGTTATCTGAAGAACATCTACGCTACCGAGGAGGACCGCTTTAAGGATGTGCACGGTGCCGAGTTTGGTGATGCAATCGAGTTTTACGACTGCCATATCTATACCCTTCCCAAGATGCCGTTTATCAAAAGGTTAAACGCCAAGGGAATTAACTTGGTGCGGATTGGCGAGAAAGCCTTTTCCACCGTTCGACATGTAAATGTTGCTGAGAATCGTCTGAGGGACTTTTCCCCGCGGGCATTCGAGTGGCCGGAGGAACTGGAAACGCTGGTTTTGAGTGGAAATCCTGCGCTGAAAGAGTTGAGTGTGTTGAAAAAGCTAACCTCCCTGACGGATCTGCAGATGGCACAGATGAAGCTGGATTTGGATTTTGTCGATCCGGAAATCTTCTCCGGTATGAAGAAGTTGATAACGCTCAACCTAAGTGATAATAAAATTCTTTCGGTACCCGTTGGTATTTTTAACAAGCTTGAGTCATTAGAAAGTTTGAATTTAAGCCAAAATTACATCTCTAAAATTACGTCTGGAGCGCTCGTTATCAACCGCTTACCAATAAACGAAGAAAGTTATGAGCGTCAGCAGTTATCCATCAGTTTGGCGAAAAATAACATTTCGATCATTGAGAATAACTCTTTCATGGTCGTAGACCTGGTAGACTTGTCAGACAATAAGCTTATAGGAATCAGCCCGTCTGCTCTCTACAACAAATCACAGCTTGGAACCTTAATTTTATCGAAGAACAGTCAGttgaaaaattttgactttttgcaAAACCTTGCAACACTGCATACACTAACCATGTCCCACATGAACTTCACTTTCGACGGAATTCCGTTGAATATTTTCAGTAAGCTGGATCTGCTTACATCGTTGGATTTGTCTCACAACGACATCGGGACCATCCCGATCGGAGCCTTTGCCGAATTGTCTTCCGTAAACTACATCAACTTGCGGCACAATCAAATCTTGTACGTCGAGTTCGGAACATTTTCGATCCGCAAGTATGATCTGATTGACGAGATCGACCTTTCCTACAACCAGATCAGCGATGTGAACTATTTGGTATTTGCCCCACTCAAATATCTCCGAACCCTACTGCTGCACGGCAATCAGATAACTCATGTCAACGCGGGCCACCTAAAGCGCAACAAAAGTCTGCAGAACTTTGGCATTCAGAACAATCCGATTCTGTGCTCGGATTTGGTGGATCTACTCGCCATACTGAAGCTGGTACTGGACGGGAACGAGTTTGTGGCGCACTCTCCCAATGTTAACGGGATTCGCTGCAATCCCTAGAGCAAAGTGCAGTTGAAGTATAGTAGAACGTACTATCTTGTAGTTCAGATAATATTATAGAATAAATCTTTTTTATAATGGTATGGATTGAATACAGTCGTTtggtgttttttcttttttcataagGAATTTGAAGATCTCGTTACATCATATCAACGTGGTTGTATTTATACTGTCATACTAGGCACAATCATAGTGAACTGCAAATTGCTCACGGCGTGTATcgtagaacaactttattttaaaaaaaatgggcatcgccaaaatctttACCATTTGAAAACATAGCTTTTTACCTTCCATTTGCgaccctccggaaaatcatccatcgcgggctttcgaacaactttttttttcattaaaaactaTTCTGACAGCAAAGCGTCTAACTACCGAGAACATAGAatggtgctacaaatgaaaataaatatacaaGAACTTTTTAAGTGACGCAGTGAAGGTTGTAAGTTAGTCGGgtgcaactttcgctcatactagaaattttccaaacccccctaaaatttgaagttatggtcaaaatgccgATATTTTGACCTcagcgcatgaaaattatttttaattcatttgtttttcaaccgattaTGAATGTTTTAGCCGTTTTGGAAAGGGGAGAAATAGAGttatcaaaatatatacagatttatactaacttcattaaaatatgttgagttattcgagcgtaaatcttattttttaaacttctccaCGCAAATTTTCATCTTAACTTGAAATTGGTCAgttatttttgttataaaagtACTATAAGTACACTAACAgtttgaaactatattcaatTACGATATAAAACAGAagcttttttttgtaaatcggctgATAATTCACTGAGTAACATGTTTTTCATGGAAATCAGAGTTTTTGACTTTCATGGAACAATAATATTTGGGCTGTTTAttccacggtgctacaaatggaaaaaaatgccaaCTTCTGATGCCAGCGATTGTGTAGATTGTAACAAATTATAGAGCATTTAAAGTACATTTTTATAAAGATGTGTGAAAATTTGTTCTCGAAAacataatatattttttttttaaatttctcattACACGTACGCCTAAGTGAAATTTATAGATTTATCTATACATTTTAaagctctatttttcgcctttgggactaatgacgtagcattcgaggggggAAGTGGGGTTTGCAGATTTGTGACGAAATGGGACGGGGGGAAGAAGAGGGGGGGGTCAAGCAAAGTTACGttgcaaatatgaaactaagaaatcTGCTACGATGGGGTAGAGGGgtcaaaaaagctacgtcatttatggatgttctttTTCCAAAATGATCTATATATATAAAAAGTTGATGGAAAAATAAcagagttgaaaataaacatgtaaACCACGGTCCAAAGGCGGAGTTTTGACAATGACTTCAAATTTTAtgggtttttgaaaaacttcaagtttgGGCGTAAGTAACACACGACTAGAGCTACAACCTACACTTGGTCACATTAGAAGTACTTGcattcttttccattcatagtACCGTAAAATAAACAGTCCAAATATTATTGTTCGATGAGAGTGAAAAATTCTGATTTTCTTAAGAAACATATAACTCAGCGGAATATCTGCCGATTCACATAGAACAGCTTCTATTTTATTCGTAattgaatatagtttcaaaGTGTTTgtgtacttgtagtacttttcgtacaaaaataactgacaaaTTTCAAGTGAAGTTGAAAACTTGCGTGgagatgtttgaaaaattagatttacgctcgaataactcaCATCTTTTAATaaagttagtacaaacctgtatatattttaaaagtcctatttttcccctttccaaaacgcctaaaacattcaaaatcggttgaaaaacaaaCGAGTTAAGAATAATTTTTATGCGCTGAGGTGAAAAAACCagcattttgaccataatttcaaattttaggggtgtttgaaaaaaatctagtATGATCGAAAGTTGCACTCGACTTAACCTACAATCTTCATTGCGTCTTTtcgaaagttcttgcatttttattttcatttgtagcaccgtaccATCCTCTCGGTAGTTAAACGCTTTGCTGTCAGGAtactttttgaagaaaaaaaaagttgtccgaaagcccgcgatggatgattttccggagggtcccaaatgaaaggtaaaaagctatattttcaaatggtgaagattttggcgatgcccattttttaaaataaagttgttcttttTACACGCCGTGTGCTGACTATGAGAGTAGCATCTTTTCAagtaaaaaactttattttgactactgaccaataacgacgccggtcACTACCAAAAGGCTGTACTACTTGGAAAGAAGAGAGATAATGATGCTCGTTTTGTTTAGAGACCGCGGGATCAGCTGCAagattcaagtttttttttataaaaaccaaTCCCAATCCGAATATATTCGATATGGACCCGTGTCACGAAGAACTCCAAATTTGAacatgataaataaaaacagaaaaaaaatccttttgttattttacttgtatgatgcagtggtgtagccagaaaatatttttgaggaAAAAGGggataaaatcttgagaagcaaaaaaatcagaCATTGATTATTATAAATTAGACATTggacataaatggtaacaaatatgccggAAGGGGtagtaaaggtaaaatttccaaataaaaattaaaactgaacagtatacagtaaggtcgctttttacgcggtgtttttacgcgggttgctttcccccattactcaaaaacagtacaagatatcgacctcatttcaatcacgtgtTCCGTTTtgggccacgagtgatcatatatcagttttaaaaaaaattcacaatttttggtgtaaatactcaaaattaaaaacattgaactttggtctctagattggccactatcacaTTCAAACgcggttttaacgttttaggacggttttctttgttatatttgcaactcaaaaaattcgtttattacgcgggcccatacaaatttggaacgcataccccgcgtaaaaaacgaccttagtgtatacgtTTTATTAAGGCTTGACATTTTTCAAtactacaatagttcgaataatcaaattacaattttctgcattcggGCGGATACGTAGAAAATttaccaatcgattgctgcgaaACCGAAGgaaatttattggaaaataacCAATTTATCAGCATTTAAAGTTAGACATACTTAtc from Wyeomyia smithii strain HCP4-BCI-WySm-NY-G18 chromosome 3, ASM2978416v1, whole genome shotgun sequence encodes the following:
- the LOC129726792 gene encoding leucine-rich repeats and immunoglobulin-like domains protein 1, with the translated sequence MSFLWLGFVLLAASEFFPAQAIPSSSLIKLNCETINRVCYLKNIYATEEDRFKDVHGAEFGDAIEFYDCHIYTLPKMPFIKRLNAKGINLVRIGEKAFSTVRHVNVAENRLRDFSPRAFEWPEELETLVLSGNPALKELSVLKKLTSLTDLQMAQMKLDLDFVDPEIFSGMKKLITLNLSDNKILSVPVGIFNKLESLESLNLSQNYISKITSGALVINRLPINEESYERQQLSISLAKNNISIIENNSFMVVDLVDLSDNKLIGISPSALYNKSQLGTLILSKNSQLKNFDFLQNLATLHTLTMSHMNFTFDGIPLNIFSKLDLLTSLDLSHNDIGTIPIGAFAELSSVNYINLRHNQILYVEFGTFSIRKYDLIDEIDLSYNQISDVNYLVFAPLKYLRTLLLHGNQITHVNAGHLKRNKSLQNFGIQNNPILCSDLVDLLAILKLVLDGNEFVAHSPNVNGIRCNP